In a single window of the Streptacidiphilus sp. P02-A3a genome:
- a CDS encoding ATP-binding protein: MPGTPRTCDDQGVSAAAEVPTDAPEAPTRVRKLYRIPEGRMISGVANGLAAHLGLPVFWVRVAFVVLLLGNGLGALLYAAFWFAVPMGMRAGTPPTTWQHGSIGPYSLVKEPTGWRRGLRAVQQTLQGEPRTGAAADAEGRRRPAEDETHRGPLLALIALVAGVLVLFNTLTRQSSSPYIWPFLVAGLGVAVVWRQADDARWARWFSLGDSKRGSATLRLSAGVALVVAGVVGFLIESGSIGDFAKVTQAVLAVLAGVLLLAGPYLLRMWQDLSTERRERIRAQERAEVAAHIHDSVLHTLTLILRNADDPKEVSRLARAQERDLRQWLYRPAGAEESDTPDTLAESVRKVAAEVEDLHGIPVEVICVGDCPMDERLAAQLQAAREAMVNAAKYGGGEPVSVYAEVEGNTVWVFVRDRGPGFDLASVPEDRMGVRGSIIGRMERHGGHARVRPAPAGGTEVELEMERANG, from the coding sequence ATGCCCGGCACACCCCGGACATGTGACGATCAGGGTGTGTCAGCAGCAGCAGAGGTCCCCACCGACGCCCCCGAGGCACCGACGCGTGTCCGCAAGCTCTACCGCATCCCCGAGGGGCGGATGATCAGCGGGGTCGCCAACGGGCTCGCCGCGCATCTCGGGCTGCCGGTGTTCTGGGTCAGGGTCGCCTTCGTGGTGCTGCTGCTCGGCAACGGCCTCGGGGCACTGCTCTACGCGGCGTTCTGGTTCGCGGTGCCGATGGGGATGCGCGCCGGGACCCCGCCGACCACCTGGCAGCACGGCAGCATCGGGCCGTACTCGCTGGTCAAGGAGCCGACGGGATGGCGGCGCGGGCTGCGGGCGGTGCAGCAGACGCTCCAGGGCGAGCCGCGCACCGGGGCCGCAGCGGACGCCGAGGGCCGCCGCCGCCCGGCCGAGGACGAGACCCACCGGGGGCCGCTGCTGGCGCTGATAGCGCTGGTGGCCGGGGTCCTGGTGCTGTTCAACACGCTGACCCGGCAGTCGAGTTCGCCCTACATCTGGCCGTTCCTGGTGGCCGGTCTCGGGGTCGCCGTGGTCTGGCGGCAGGCCGACGACGCGCGCTGGGCCCGCTGGTTCTCGCTGGGCGACAGCAAGCGCGGCTCGGCCACGCTGCGGCTGTCGGCGGGCGTGGCGCTGGTGGTCGCCGGGGTGGTCGGCTTCCTGATCGAGTCGGGGTCGATCGGGGACTTCGCCAAGGTCACCCAGGCCGTGCTGGCGGTGCTGGCCGGGGTGCTGCTGCTGGCCGGGCCCTACCTGCTGCGGATGTGGCAGGACCTCAGCACCGAGCGCCGGGAGCGGATCCGGGCCCAGGAGCGGGCGGAGGTGGCCGCGCACATCCACGACTCGGTGCTGCACACGCTCACCCTGATCCTGCGCAACGCCGACGACCCGAAGGAGGTCTCCCGGCTGGCCCGGGCCCAGGAGCGGGACCTGCGGCAGTGGCTCTACCGGCCGGCCGGGGCGGAGGAGTCGGACACGCCGGACACCCTGGCCGAGAGCGTCCGCAAGGTCGCCGCCGAGGTCGAGGACCTGCACGGGATCCCGGTGGAGGTGATCTGCGTGGGCGACTGCCCGATGGACGAGCGGCTGGCGGCGCAGCTCCAGGCGGCCCGGGAGGCGATGGTCAACGCGGCCAAGTACGGTGGCGGCGAGCCGGTGTCGGTGTACGCGGAGGTCGAGGGGAATACCGTGTGGGTGTTCGTCCGCGACCGCGGCCCCGGGTTCGACCTGGCCTCGGTCCCCGAGGACAGGATGGGCGTACGCGGGTCGATCATCGGCCGGATGGAGCGTCACGGCGGGCACGCCCGGGTGCGCCCGGCTCCGGCCGGGGGCACCGAGGTCGAACTTGAGATGGAGAGGGCGAACGGATGA
- a CDS encoding cobalamin B12-binding domain-containing protein translates to MGVSGPIRVVVAKPGLDGHDRGAKVIARALRDAGMEVIYTGLHQTPEQIVDTAIQEDADGIGLSVLSGAHMTLCAKVMELLRERDAADITVFGGGIIPDDDIPLLKELGVAEIFTPGASTRDIVAWVRGHLRPAAA, encoded by the coding sequence ATGGGCGTGTCGGGACCGATCCGCGTGGTGGTGGCCAAGCCGGGCCTGGACGGCCACGACCGGGGGGCCAAGGTGATCGCCCGCGCGCTGCGCGACGCGGGTATGGAGGTCATCTACACCGGCCTGCACCAGACGCCGGAGCAGATCGTCGACACCGCGATCCAGGAGGACGCGGACGGCATCGGGCTCTCGGTCCTCTCCGGCGCGCACATGACGCTCTGCGCCAAGGTGATGGAACTGCTGCGGGAGCGCGACGCGGCGGACATCACGGTCTTCGGCGGCGGCATCATCCCGGACGACGACATCCCGCTGCTGAAGGAGCTGGGGGTGGCGGAGATCTTCACCCCCGGCGCCTCGACCCGGGACATCGTCGCCTGGGTGCGGGGCCACCTCCGCCCGGCGGCGGCCTGA
- a CDS encoding response regulator transcription factor — MTGGEEQSEAVGQAAADGPGRRARVVLVDDHRMFRTGVRAEIGQTASTGVDVVGEAADVEEAVAVVTATRPDVVLLDVHLPGGGGVEVLRRCAPLMPGGTAPATSAEGAGAVRFLALSVSDAAEDVIGVIRGGARGYVTKTITGTDLVDAIFRVADGDAVFSPRLAGFVLDAFAATDTPPVDEDLDRLTTREREVLRLIARGYAYKEIAKQLFISVKTVESHVSAVLRKLQLSNRHELTRWAAARRLV; from the coding sequence ATGACGGGCGGGGAAGAGCAGAGCGAGGCCGTGGGACAGGCGGCGGCGGACGGTCCGGGCCGCCGGGCGCGGGTGGTCCTGGTCGACGACCACCGGATGTTCCGGACCGGCGTGCGCGCCGAGATCGGGCAGACCGCCAGCACCGGTGTGGACGTCGTCGGCGAGGCCGCCGACGTGGAGGAGGCCGTCGCGGTGGTCACCGCGACCCGCCCGGACGTGGTGCTGCTGGACGTCCACCTGCCCGGTGGCGGCGGGGTCGAGGTGCTGCGGCGCTGCGCCCCGCTGATGCCCGGCGGCACCGCGCCCGCGACCTCGGCGGAGGGCGCGGGGGCGGTGCGCTTCCTGGCGCTGTCGGTCTCCGACGCGGCCGAGGACGTGATCGGCGTGATCCGCGGCGGCGCGCGCGGCTACGTCACCAAGACCATCACCGGCACCGACCTGGTGGACGCGATCTTCCGGGTGGCCGACGGCGACGCGGTCTTCTCGCCGCGGCTGGCCGGGTTCGTGCTGGACGCCTTCGCGGCGACCGACACCCCGCCGGTGGACGAGGACCTGGACCGGCTGACCACCCGCGAGCGGGAGGTGCTGCGGCTGATCGCGCGCGGATACGCGTACAAGGAGATCGCCAAGCAGCTGTTCATCTCGGTGAAGACGGTCGAGAGCCATGTCTCGGCGGTGCTGCGCAAGCTCCAGCTGAGCAACCGCCACGAACTCACCCGCTGGGCCGCCGCCCGCCGCCTGGTCTGA
- a CDS encoding triacylglycerol lipase: MSIPFCRTAATVRAAALETAALSRHLLLYPTGMSAEPWPPAPACEHPALGLPHSPVLLLHGLLDNRAVFTPLRRLLLTDGFQHLYAVNYSPLTADIHEAAVSFGQQVLRTRQRYGGERVAVVGHSLGGLIARYYVQALGGDEHVHTLVTLGTPHAGTRSAVLLRPLPVARQLLPGSAVVEALRAPAPGCATRFLSFWGDRDPLIVPGDSACLVHPDLLVENVKVPGAGHLALTVHPEVHTLIRRRLAEAAARTGLAAGPGLPSRQSA; this comes from the coding sequence GTGAGCATCCCTTTCTGCCGCACCGCGGCCACCGTCCGGGCCGCCGCCCTGGAGACCGCCGCCCTGTCCCGGCACCTGCTGCTGTACCCGACCGGCATGTCGGCCGAGCCCTGGCCGCCCGCGCCCGCCTGCGAGCACCCGGCGCTCGGCCTGCCGCACTCCCCGGTCCTGCTGCTGCACGGACTGCTCGACAACCGCGCGGTGTTCACCCCGCTGCGCCGCCTGCTGCTCACCGACGGCTTCCAGCACCTGTACGCGGTGAACTACAGCCCGTTGACCGCCGACATCCACGAGGCCGCCGTCTCCTTCGGCCAACAGGTGCTCCGCACCCGGCAGCGGTACGGGGGCGAGCGGGTCGCGGTGGTCGGCCACAGCCTGGGCGGCCTGATCGCCCGCTACTACGTGCAGGCACTCGGCGGCGACGAGCACGTGCACACCCTGGTCACCCTCGGCACGCCGCACGCGGGCACCCGCAGCGCGGTGCTGCTCCGCCCGCTGCCGGTGGCCCGGCAGCTGCTCCCCGGCAGCGCCGTGGTCGAGGCGCTGCGGGCCCCGGCGCCGGGGTGCGCCACCCGGTTCCTGTCCTTCTGGGGCGACCGCGACCCGCTGATCGTGCCCGGGGACAGCGCCTGCCTGGTCCACCCCGACCTGCTGGTGGAGAACGTCAAGGTGCCCGGCGCGGGCCACCTGGCGCTGACCGTGCACCCGGAGGTGCACACGCTGATCCGGCGGCGCCTGGCCGAGGCGGCGGCCCGGACCGGGCTCGCCGCCGGGCCCGGGCTGCCCAGCAGGCAGAGCGCCTGA
- the pcrA gene encoding DNA helicase PcrA, with amino-acid sequence MSSLFDDIPLPGLDAPGAAPQPVGGAAYLDVPVFDFGPDFGPTDHGPDEDAPYEEELPPDLFAGRFDAPPPDRDAYHRNGAARTVADPAQLLDGMNPQQREAVEHAGSPLLIVAGAGSGKTRVLTHRIAYLLAARGVQPGEILAITFTNKAAGEMRERVAELVGPRAKAMWVSTFHSACVRILRRESKHLGFTSSFSIYDSADSQRLMALCCRDLDLDPKQFPPKSFTAKVSNLKNELIDEETYAGQAENPMERKLAEAYALYQRRLREANALDFDDIIMTTVHLLQAFPDVAEHYRRRFRHILVDEYQDTNHAQYMLVRELSGGASGSAPKRTVDGEFVNPAAAGLASVPPAELCVVGDADQSIYAFRGATIRNILDFEEDYPNAVTILLEQNYRSTQTILSAANAVIERNTNRRAKNLWTAGADGTRIVAYVADDEHGEAQFVADEVDRLCDAGDARPGDVAVFYRTNAQSRVFEEVFIRVGLPYKVVGGVRFYERKEVRDVLAYLRVLANPEDTVPLRRILNVPKRGIGDRAEAMVDALAQRERISFAEALRRVDEAYGMAARSVNAVKKFNELLAKLRGVVDSGAGAAAVLEAVLEETGYLAELQASTDPQDETRVENLQELAAVALEFEQAEASAEPAEDPDAEPVATGLAGFLERVALVADSDQIPDSPDGEGGESKGVITLMTLHTAKGLEFPVVFLTGMEDGVFPHLRALGQPKELEEERRLAYVGLTRARERLYVSRAVLRSAWGQPSYNPASRFLEEIPPALVDERRSAAAAPPAARGSSFGGGSGLSGGGKRGAPAGWGKSGGRMKDRPVVSLAVGDRVTHDRFGLGTVVSVAGPADDAKATIDFGSEGTKQLLLRYAPVEKL; translated from the coding sequence ATGAGCAGCCTCTTTGACGACATCCCCCTGCCCGGTCTGGACGCGCCCGGCGCGGCGCCGCAGCCGGTCGGCGGTGCCGCGTACCTCGACGTGCCCGTGTTCGACTTCGGCCCCGACTTCGGCCCGACCGACCACGGTCCGGACGAGGACGCCCCCTACGAGGAGGAACTGCCCCCGGACCTGTTCGCGGGGCGCTTCGACGCGCCCCCGCCGGACCGGGACGCCTACCACCGGAACGGTGCGGCGCGCACCGTCGCCGACCCGGCGCAGCTGCTGGACGGGATGAACCCGCAGCAGCGCGAGGCCGTGGAGCACGCGGGCTCGCCGCTGCTGATCGTGGCCGGGGCCGGCTCCGGCAAGACCCGGGTGCTGACCCATCGGATCGCGTACCTGCTGGCCGCGCGCGGGGTGCAGCCGGGGGAGATCCTGGCGATCACCTTCACCAACAAGGCCGCCGGCGAGATGCGCGAGCGGGTCGCGGAGCTGGTGGGTCCGCGGGCCAAGGCGATGTGGGTGTCCACCTTCCACAGCGCCTGTGTGCGGATCCTGCGGCGGGAGAGCAAGCACCTCGGCTTCACCTCCAGCTTCTCGATCTACGACTCGGCGGACTCGCAGCGGCTGATGGCGCTCTGCTGCCGCGACCTCGACCTGGACCCGAAGCAGTTCCCGCCGAAGTCCTTCACCGCCAAGGTGTCGAACCTCAAGAACGAGCTGATCGACGAGGAGACCTACGCCGGTCAGGCCGAGAACCCGATGGAGCGCAAGCTGGCCGAGGCCTACGCGCTCTACCAGCGGCGGCTGCGCGAGGCCAACGCGCTGGACTTCGACGACATCATCATGACCACGGTGCACCTGCTCCAGGCGTTCCCGGACGTCGCCGAGCACTACCGGCGGCGGTTCCGGCACATCCTGGTGGACGAGTACCAGGACACCAACCACGCCCAGTACATGCTGGTCCGCGAGCTGAGCGGCGGGGCCAGCGGGTCCGCGCCGAAGCGGACGGTGGACGGCGAGTTCGTGAACCCGGCGGCGGCGGGTCTGGCCTCGGTGCCCCCGGCGGAGCTGTGCGTGGTCGGTGACGCGGACCAGTCGATCTACGCCTTCCGGGGCGCGACCATCCGCAACATCCTCGACTTCGAGGAGGACTACCCGAACGCGGTGACCATCCTGCTGGAGCAGAACTACCGCTCCACCCAGACCATCCTCAGCGCCGCGAACGCGGTGATCGAGCGCAACACCAACCGCCGCGCGAAGAACCTGTGGACGGCGGGCGCCGACGGCACCCGGATCGTCGCCTATGTCGCGGACGACGAGCACGGCGAGGCGCAGTTCGTCGCCGACGAGGTGGACCGGCTGTGCGACGCGGGCGACGCCCGGCCGGGCGACGTGGCGGTGTTCTACCGGACCAACGCCCAGTCCCGGGTGTTCGAGGAGGTGTTCATCCGGGTCGGGCTGCCGTACAAGGTCGTCGGCGGGGTGCGCTTCTACGAGCGCAAGGAGGTCAGGGACGTCCTGGCGTACCTGCGGGTGCTGGCCAACCCCGAGGACACGGTGCCGCTGCGGCGGATCCTGAACGTGCCCAAGCGCGGCATCGGCGACCGGGCCGAGGCCATGGTCGACGCGCTGGCGCAGCGCGAGCGGATCTCCTTCGCCGAGGCGCTGCGGCGGGTGGACGAGGCCTACGGCATGGCCGCGCGCTCGGTGAACGCGGTGAAGAAGTTCAACGAGCTGCTGGCGAAGCTGCGCGGCGTGGTCGACTCCGGCGCGGGCGCGGCGGCGGTGCTGGAGGCGGTGCTGGAGGAGACCGGCTACCTGGCCGAGCTCCAGGCCTCGACCGACCCGCAGGACGAGACCCGGGTGGAGAACCTGCAGGAGCTCGCCGCGGTCGCGCTGGAGTTCGAGCAGGCGGAGGCGTCGGCCGAACCGGCCGAGGACCCGGACGCCGAACCGGTCGCCACCGGCCTGGCCGGGTTCCTGGAGCGGGTCGCCCTGGTGGCCGACTCGGACCAGATCCCGGACTCACCGGATGGCGAGGGCGGCGAGAGCAAGGGGGTCATCACGCTGATGACCCTGCACACCGCCAAGGGCCTGGAGTTCCCGGTGGTGTTCCTGACCGGCATGGAGGACGGCGTCTTCCCGCACCTGCGGGCGCTCGGCCAGCCGAAGGAGCTGGAGGAGGAGCGGCGGCTGGCGTACGTCGGGCTGACCCGGGCCCGGGAGCGGCTGTACGTCTCCCGGGCGGTGCTGCGCAGCGCCTGGGGCCAGCCCTCGTACAACCCGGCCTCGCGCTTCCTGGAGGAGATCCCGCCGGCCCTGGTGGACGAGCGGCGCTCGGCCGCCGCCGCCCCGCCCGCGGCTCGCGGCTCCTCCTTCGGCGGCGGCAGCGGTCTGAGCGGTGGCGGCAAGCGCGGCGCCCCCGCGGGCTGGGGCAAGAGCGGGGGCCGGATGAAGGACCGGCCGGTGGTCTCGCTCGCGGTCGGCGACCGGGTCACCCACGACCGCTTCGGCCTGGGGACGGTCGTGTCCGTCGCCGGTCCGGCGGACGACGCCAAGGCCACCATCGACTTCGGCTCGGAGGGCACCAAGCAGCTGCTGCTGCGCTACGCGCCGGTGGAGAAGCTCTGA
- a CDS encoding SWIM zinc finger family protein, whose product MEDRWTPEHVLSLAPDAPSRKAASKLSAPAPWSATGSDDRALWGQCQGSGGTPYRTAVELAGPAYQCSCPSRKFPCKHALGLLLLWAARGTGQGQAPEWATGWLDARQEKERQLQDRREQQRQGAEQDGGAEEPADTAARLAAAKRAARRSERVAAGAAELQARLADQLRAGLADAPQQGPAAWAGVAARMVDAQAPGLAARARELGTVPASGPGWPSRLLEEYGLLHLLAAGYQRVDSLPAGLAATVRARVGFTVDTAEVLRGPVVRDHWLVLGSSDSGDERLTTRRIWLRGSRSGQPALLLSFGRPGSAPDLALPTGLRLDAEVAFHPGARPLRAALGTRFSAPSVPSPAEAVPPGLRLEAALDAYGRALSDDPWLDSWPVVLERVVPLPGALGWELADHSGPAPVAIPVDRRSTPDSGLWRLAAVSGGRPLTLFGECGHRGFTPITAWYHEETSGDPRRIRTLGVTA is encoded by the coding sequence ATGGAGGATCGCTGGACACCGGAGCACGTTCTCTCACTCGCCCCTGACGCCCCCTCACGCAAGGCGGCGTCCAAACTCTCGGCCCCCGCGCCCTGGTCGGCCACGGGCTCGGACGACCGCGCCCTGTGGGGCCAGTGCCAGGGCAGCGGCGGCACGCCCTACCGGACGGCGGTCGAGCTGGCCGGTCCCGCCTACCAGTGCAGCTGTCCGAGCCGGAAGTTCCCCTGCAAGCACGCGCTGGGCCTGCTGCTGCTCTGGGCCGCCCGGGGCACCGGGCAGGGCCAGGCCCCCGAATGGGCCACCGGCTGGCTGGACGCCCGCCAGGAGAAGGAGCGGCAGCTCCAGGACCGCCGGGAGCAGCAGCGGCAAGGCGCCGAGCAGGACGGCGGCGCGGAGGAGCCGGCCGACACCGCCGCGCGGCTGGCCGCCGCCAAACGCGCCGCCCGCCGGTCCGAGCGGGTCGCGGCCGGGGCCGCCGAGCTCCAGGCCAGGCTCGCGGACCAGCTGCGGGCCGGTCTCGCCGACGCCCCGCAGCAGGGCCCGGCGGCCTGGGCCGGGGTGGCCGCCCGGATGGTCGACGCCCAGGCTCCCGGGCTCGCGGCGCGGGCCCGGGAGCTGGGGACGGTCCCCGCGTCCGGCCCGGGCTGGCCCTCGCGGCTGCTGGAGGAGTACGGCCTGCTGCACCTGCTCGCCGCCGGATACCAGCGGGTGGACAGCCTCCCGGCCGGGCTGGCGGCGACGGTCCGGGCCCGGGTCGGCTTCACCGTGGACACGGCCGAGGTGCTGCGCGGGCCGGTGGTCCGCGACCACTGGCTGGTCCTCGGCAGCAGCGACAGCGGCGACGAGCGGCTGACCACCCGGCGGATCTGGCTGCGCGGCAGCCGCAGCGGGCAGCCCGCGCTGCTGCTCTCCTTCGGACGCCCGGGGAGCGCGCCCGACCTCGCCCTGCCGACCGGCCTGCGGCTGGACGCCGAGGTGGCCTTCCACCCCGGCGCGCGCCCGCTGCGGGCGGCGCTCGGCACCCGCTTCTCCGCCCCCAGCGTCCCGTCCCCGGCCGAGGCCGTCCCGCCCGGGCTGCGGCTGGAGGCCGCGCTGGACGCCTACGGCCGGGCGCTGAGCGACGATCCGTGGCTGGACTCCTGGCCGGTGGTGCTGGAGCGGGTGGTCCCGCTGCCCGGCGCCCTCGGCTGGGAGCTCGCCGACCACAGCGGCCCCGCGCCGGTCGCGATACCCGTCGACCGGCGGAGCACCCCCGACTCCGGACTGTGGCGGCTGGCCGCCGTCTCCGGGGGCCGCCCGCTGACGCTGTTCGGGGAGTGCGGGCACCGGGGCTTCACCCCGATCACCGCCTGGTACCACGAGGAGACCTCCGGCGACCCGCGCCGGATCCGCACCCTGGGGGTGACCGCATGA
- a CDS encoding DUF5691 domain-containing protein: MTTAAKLPEQTRTDPTAWPDLVTAALLGTDRRPVPALLDQAALQAVARRAGLRPGPASPPPPAAPADPRPTLPEAARQRLAMLLPLRGGGSGGGTLANLNELLPQWLTAAQGHGYRCPPALVPPLLDAARARSELRADAVALAGPLGRWLADRNPDWRYVLRTPVTGGADAEPDQRIWQEGLFAERVTQLTRLRRRDPDAARELLRGTWSSERAEDRLLFLDALQEGLTAGDEPFLEAALSDRAKNVRATAAELLAALPGSALAERMARRALACVALSDTADGARLTVHPPTACDAAMQHDGIPAASPTGRADRAFWLGEIVAATPLGTWAAAYGSPAELLALPVSDAWQQDLRDAWARAAVRQGDAAWARALLSLPAPDPIPVGSAAKLLAVLPSPERARWTADFLAGHGLADVFQLLVACPAPWPEALGRAVLAALRRVAASGGYPWSHSGVIGVAERALPPETASELSALAEDAAPAWAETFTRLGATLRLRATMLAELASGEAVG, encoded by the coding sequence ATGACCACCGCGGCGAAACTGCCGGAGCAGACCCGGACCGACCCCACCGCCTGGCCCGACCTGGTCACCGCCGCCCTGCTGGGCACCGACCGGCGGCCGGTGCCCGCGCTGCTGGACCAGGCGGCGCTCCAGGCCGTGGCCCGGCGGGCCGGGCTGCGCCCCGGACCGGCCTCGCCGCCGCCGCCCGCCGCCCCGGCCGACCCCCGGCCGACGCTGCCCGAGGCCGCGCGGCAGCGGCTGGCGATGCTGCTCCCGCTCCGGGGCGGTGGATCCGGCGGCGGCACCCTGGCCAACCTGAACGAACTGCTGCCGCAGTGGCTGACCGCCGCCCAGGGCCACGGCTACCGCTGCCCGCCCGCGCTGGTGCCGCCGCTGCTGGACGCAGCCCGGGCCCGCAGCGAACTGCGCGCGGACGCGGTGGCCCTGGCCGGTCCGCTGGGCCGCTGGCTGGCGGACCGCAACCCCGACTGGCGGTACGTGCTGCGGACGCCGGTCACCGGCGGCGCGGACGCCGAGCCGGACCAGCGGATCTGGCAGGAGGGGCTGTTCGCGGAACGGGTCACCCAGCTGACCCGGCTGCGCCGCCGCGATCCGGACGCCGCCCGCGAGCTGCTGCGCGGCACCTGGTCGAGCGAGCGGGCCGAGGACCGGCTGCTGTTCCTGGATGCCCTGCAGGAGGGCCTGACCGCCGGGGACGAGCCCTTCCTGGAGGCGGCGCTGAGCGACCGCGCCAAGAACGTCCGGGCGACCGCGGCGGAGCTGCTGGCCGCGCTGCCCGGTTCGGCGCTGGCGGAGCGGATGGCGCGGCGGGCGCTGGCCTGCGTGGCGCTCTCGGACACCGCGGACGGCGCCCGGCTGACCGTCCACCCGCCCACGGCCTGCGACGCGGCGATGCAGCACGACGGAATCCCGGCGGCCTCGCCGACCGGGCGGGCCGACCGGGCGTTCTGGCTCGGCGAGATCGTCGCGGCCACCCCGCTGGGCACCTGGGCGGCGGCCTACGGCTCCCCGGCGGAGCTGCTGGCGCTGCCGGTGTCCGACGCCTGGCAGCAGGACCTGCGGGACGCCTGGGCCCGGGCCGCCGTCCGGCAGGGCGACGCCGCGTGGGCGCGGGCGCTGCTGTCACTGCCCGCGCCGGATCCGATACCGGTGGGCAGCGCCGCCAAGCTGCTGGCGGTGCTGCCGTCGCCGGAGCGAGCCCGCTGGACCGCCGATTTCCTGGCCGGACACGGCCTCGCGGACGTCTTCCAGCTGCTGGTGGCCTGCCCAGCGCCCTGGCCCGAGGCGCTGGGCCGGGCGGTACTGGCCGCGCTGCGGCGGGTCGCGGCGAGCGGCGGCTACCCGTGGAGCCACAGCGGGGTGATCGGCGTGGCCGAGCGCGCGCTGCCGCCGGAGACCGCGTCGGAGCTCTCGGCACTGGCCGAGGACGCCGCCCCGGCCTGGGCCGAGACCTTCACCCGGCTCGGCGCCACGCTCCGGCTGCGCGCCACGATGCTCGCCGAGCTCGCCTCCGGTGAGGCCGTCGGCTGA
- a CDS encoding RNA 2'-phosphotransferase produces MSDSNHPEQEGAPLTPQTQNPQLVKRSRFLSLVLRHDPARIGLTLDPAGWTDVGALLDALAAHGRPLSRAQLDQVVAENDKQRFAFDPSGTRIRANQGHSVRVDLGLPEAEPPSPLFHGTHPGALAAIRREGLRPMRRHDVHLSADRETAARVGARRGRAVVLTVDAARMAAAGHRFRVSGNGVWLASAVPPEYLGGW; encoded by the coding sequence ATGAGTGATTCCAACCACCCGGAGCAGGAGGGGGCACCACTGACCCCACAGACCCAGAACCCGCAGCTGGTGAAGCGCTCGCGCTTCCTCTCCCTGGTGCTGCGGCACGACCCGGCCCGGATCGGGCTGACCCTCGACCCGGCCGGCTGGACCGACGTCGGCGCGCTGCTCGACGCGCTCGCCGCCCACGGCCGCCCGCTGTCCCGGGCCCAGCTGGACCAGGTGGTCGCCGAGAACGACAAGCAGCGCTTCGCGTTCGACCCGAGCGGCACCCGGATCCGCGCCAACCAGGGCCACAGTGTCCGGGTCGACCTCGGCCTGCCGGAGGCCGAGCCGCCGTCGCCGCTGTTCCACGGCACCCACCCGGGCGCGCTGGCGGCGATCCGGCGCGAGGGGCTGCGCCCGATGCGGCGGCACGACGTCCACCTGTCGGCGGACCGGGAGACCGCCGCCCGGGTCGGCGCCCGGCGCGGACGCGCGGTCGTGCTGACCGTGGACGCCGCCCGGATGGCCGCCGCCGGACACCGGTTCCGGGTCAGCGGCAACGGCGTCTGGCTGGCCTCCGCCGTACCGCCGGAGTACCTCGGCGGCTGGTGA